Below is a window of Streptomyces qaidamensis DNA.
GCCGCCGGGAACCGCGAGCGCTACGTACCCGGCGGCCTGTGCGCGCGGGCACCCGGCGAGCAGGCCGGCCAACGTGGCGACGGCTCCGCACACCACCCACATCCAGCCGAGGGTGTCGAGGCCGCCGGGCACGTACCGGGTGAGGTCGGCCAGGCCGCGGGCGGTCCCGTAGCGGGGCTGGCCGATGATGCCCAGTCCGCCGTATCCAGCCCAGCCGAGGCCGAGGACGACGAGGAAGGCGCGGCGGTGGGAGAACCGCCGCGCCACCGCCGCGCCCCACATCAGACGCCCTTGGCGAGGCTAGCGGAGTTCCTCGTGCCGAACGCTCTGGCGAGCATGCCCTTGATGAGGGTGCCGCCCGCGGCGATGCCCGCGGCGGCCATGGTCTCCCAGAAGCTGGCGTGGAACATGTCGCCGGGGCCCGCCGCGATGGCGACGCCGCCCGCTGCGACCACGGCCGTGGCCAGGGTGCGCTCGGCGAGGTCTCTGGCGTAGGTCTTCGCCGTCTTCACGACGGTCTCGGCGCCAGGAAGGTTGAGCTGGGACATGTGGTCCTCTATTCAGACGGGCTGCGCCAGCTGGCGCAGCCGATGACGGTGAGGTTGATCAGGCCGTTACGCGGAAGCCGTGCTTCTGGCCGAGGCGCGTCAGGGAGTCCCTGCCGAAGTGCCCGTCCGCGGGCTCGCCGGGCCGCCGGCCGCGGTAACCGCACTTCTCCTGCCACTCACTGACGGCCGGCCGGGTCCGGGAGCCGAGGGAGCCGTCGATCCAGCGCTTCGCCAGCAGGCCCTCGCGGTACAGCGCGGTCTCGACGACCAGGCCCTCCGCCTTGTAGGTGGTGCCGCCCTGGGGCAGGCCCGGGTCGCGGCGCTGCGCGGCCTGAATGTGCCGCAGCGAGACGGACGGATTCTTCGTGCCACCCGGCGCGGGGGCGGCAGGCTTCCCGGCCCGCTTGAGGATCTCGGGCAGCAGCTCGGCGCGGAACTGCGCGGCGCGCTTCTCGCCCGGGCAGGCGGTCCCGGAAGGCGACCACTGCGGGAACATGCGGTGGATGCCGTAGCCGGAGTCCGAGCCGCTGCGGCAGGCCCGCAGCTGGATGCCGTGGGTGCGGTGGCCCCATACGCCGAGGTCGGCCAGGGCGTCGAGCTGCTCATCCGTCCACGGGTCGCTGGCCTTCGTGTTGGAGGCGGTCTCGACGCTGATCGCGCCGGAGCCATCCGCGCGCAGGTTGGCCTGGTAGTTGGCGTCGGCGCGGGTGGTGGTGGACAGGTACTGGCCGATCGACCCGTCGAAGTCGACACCGAAGTGGCTCTCCAGTGACGTGCTGTTCTTCCAGTAGGCGTACAGGCGGTGCTCGTCCCACGGGGCGACGATGCTGTGGAAGATGACCTGTGTCGGTCTGATCTTGGGCTGCTCGCGGGCCTCCGGCTGGAGCTCCAGCCGGACCGCTTCCGTGTACCAGGCCATCACACACGCTCCGGCCAGGCCCAGGTGCCCGGCTTGTTGCCCTCGGCGCGTGAGGTGGCCCAGAAGATGTCGTTGCCGTCCAGGAACACCTGGGCGTTTACCGTGATCTGAGCTTCCTTCCAGACGCGCACGAGCATCGCCGGGAAGACGTCACCCTCGGCCGCCCAGTTGCCGGTGTGGCCGACGAAGCCGGTGCGGTTGGAGGCGCTGCGGCTCTCGTGGAAGTCCTTGCGGCGCTGGTTGATCTGGTCGGCGTCCGCCTGGCTGAGGGTGTAGTGGACGATGCGTCCGATCGATGGCTTCACGTGGCCCTCCAGGGCATGAGAAAAGCCCCGGCCGGGCGGCTCGGGGCTCTGAAAGAGGGGGGTGCGCTCAGGCGGGAGAGGCCGTCACCTCATACCGATGGGCGTTCACCGTGATGTTGGGCAGCTGCGCCAGATGCGCCTTCACCGCGTCCACGATGTCCTGCTCCGACACTCCGGCGATGCCGGAGCCCTCGGTGCTGAACTGGAGCAGAACAGTGCAGGCGGCCTCTGGCTGAAGGACGTCTGAAGCGCCGATCTCAACGTAGGGATACTGCAACTGCACGGGGTTCCTCCGATCAGGCCGCAGCCTCGTACTCGCCGAAGACACGGATCGTGTCTCCGCTCGCCCACGCCCACGGCGAGGCCGCGTCGATCAGACCGACACCTGCCGCTGCGGCCGAGTCGATGCGGCCTGCCGCCATCTCGATCTCCATCGTGGTGGCCGTCGTCAGCCTGGACCGGACACCCATGCGGGAGCCGAGCCCAGCACTGGAGTCGGAGATCTCTCCGTACCCCGCGATGAGCGAGGTCGCCGCGGCGTTGACCGGCAGGCTGAAGCGCCAGTTGTCGCTGGCGCCGCCACCGCCGAAGTTCGTGGTGGCCCCGAAGGTGATCTCCATACGCCAATACACGGTCAGGGCAGACTGAGCGAAGCGAGCGATGACCGCCGCGTTGCCGAAACTCGGGGTGTTCACCCCCGTGCTCGTGGTCCACACCGGCACCCAGTCGCTCCAGGTCGGCGAGATCGACCGCAGTCGCCCCGCGGTCAGTCGCATACCTGGCTGCCACGGCTCGTACGGCACGATGCTCCTCCTTCACAGGGCGACGACGGTGGGAGTGGCAAGCCGGACGTCCGTGCCCGCGGTCTGCGCCTTCACGACGCCGTTGCGGCTGCGGCGCACCGTCCACACCTGCGGGTTGGCGATGCGGACGTTGTCGAAGCGCGTCTCCAGCCCGGCGTTGGTGTTGCCGGTGTTCCGGAACGAGCGCACGCCGATGCTGGCGGCCGCCGTC
It encodes the following:
- a CDS encoding N-acetylmuramoyl-L-alanine amidase — its product is MAWYTEAVRLELQPEAREQPKIRPTQVIFHSIVAPWDEHRLYAYWKNSTSLESHFGVDFDGSIGQYLSTTTRADANYQANLRADGSGAISVETASNTKASDPWTDEQLDALADLGVWGHRTHGIQLRACRSGSDSGYGIHRMFPQWSPSGTACPGEKRAAQFRAELLPEILKRAGKPAAPAPGGTKNPSVSLRHIQAAQRRDPGLPQGGTTYKAEGLVVETALYREGLLAKRWIDGSLGSRTRPAVSEWQEKCGYRGRRPGEPADGHFGRDSLTRLGQKHGFRVTA